One Natator depressus isolate rNatDep1 chromosome 13, rNatDep2.hap1, whole genome shotgun sequence genomic region harbors:
- the MATN4 gene encoding matrilin-4 → MMKLLLAVPLLLLILTTLEARPKPAAVKCKTGPLDIVFVIDSSRSVRSFEFETMRRFLIDIIQNLEVGPNATRVGVIQYSSQVQNIFSLKTFFKRADMEKAINSIVPLAQGTMTGLAIQYAMNLAFTIQEGARPLHKKIPRVAVIVTDGRPQDRVTEVAAQARDAGIEIYAVGVQRADMNSLRAMASHPLEEHVFLVESFDLIQQFGKQFQDKLCGVDMCTEMDHGCQHTCVSVPGSFYCECNPGYKLSTDGKTCSPIDACADGKHGCEHQCISSHGSYACRCRTGYDLNQDKKTCTMINYCNFGNHSCQHTCVSIPNGYYCRCNDGFTLQADGKACQASDICNGIDHGCEFKCVSTPGSYHCICPEGQQLHADGKTCNKCKSGHVDLVLVIDGSKSVRPQNFELVKQFVNQIVDFLDVSPHGTRVGLVQYSSRVRTEFPLNQYKTAEDIKKAVLKVEYMEKGTMTGLALKHMLEHSFSEAEGARPLSQNIPRIGLVFTDGRSQDDISEWARKAKESGIAMFAVGVGKAVEEELREIASEPVEQHFSYSADFSTMTHIVDNLKVNICPEEGKGETEIRSPCECEALVQFQSNTVAILENLTEKLAQMTARLEDLENQIANKK, encoded by the exons ATGATGAAGCTGCTACTTGCTGttcctctcctgctgctcatcTTAACGACCTTAGAAGCCAGACCAAAGCCTGCAG CAGTGAAATGTAAGACCGGACCCCTGGACATTGTGTTTGTGATCGACAGCTCACGCAGCGTGCGCTCCTTCGAGTTCGAGACCATGCGGCGGTTCCTGATCGACATCATCCAGAATCTGGAGGTGGGGCCCAATGCCACACGGGTGGGGGTGATCCAGTACTCCAGCCAGGTGCAGAACATCTTCTCCCTCAAGACCTTCTTCAAGCGGGCTGACATGGAGAAGGCCATCAACAGCATTGTACCACTGGCCCAGGGCACCATGACAGGGCTAGCCATCCAGTATGCCATGAACTTGGCCTTCACCATCCAGGAAGGAGCGCGCCCGCTGCACAAGAAGATCCCCCGTGTAGCCGTCATCGTGACAGACGGGCGGCCCCAGGACCGCGTGACGGAGGTGGCGGCCCAGGCACGGGATGCTGGCATTGAGATCTACGCCGTGGGCGTCCAGCGGGCAGACATGAACTCTTTGCGGGCCATGGCCTCCCACCCCCTGGAGGAACATGTCTTCCTGGTGGAGTCTTTCGATCTCATCCAGCAGTTTGGCAAACAGTTCCAGGACAAGCTGTGTG GTGTGGATATGTGCACAGAGATGGACCATGGCTGCCAGCACACCTGTGTCAGTGTCCCAGGCTCCTTCTATTGTGAATGTAACCCTGGATACAAGCTCAGCACAGATGGAAAGACATGTTCCC ccattgATGCCTGCGCTGATGGGAAGCATGGCTGTGAGCACCAGTGTATCAGCTCCCATGGGTCCTACGCCTGCCGCTGCCGGACAGGTTACGATCTCAACCAGGACAAAAAGACCTGTACCA tgattaattactgcAACTTTGGAAACCACAGCTGCCAGCACACGTGCGTGAGCATCCCGAACGGATATTACTGCCGCTGTAACGATGGCTTCACTCTGCAGGCCGACGGCAAGGCGTGCCAGG CCAGTGACATTTGCAATGGGATAGATCATGGCTGTGAGTTTAAATGTGTCAGCACCCCTGGCTCTTACCACTGCATTTGCCCAGAGGGACAGCAGCTCCATGCTGATGGAAAGACATGCAATA AGTGCAAGAGCGGCCATGTCGACCTGGTGTTGGTGATTGATGGCTCCAAGAGCGTCCGGCCTCAGAACTTTGAGCTGGTGAAGCAGTTTGTGAACCAGATTGTGGATTTCCTGGATGTGTCACCCCACGGCACGCGGGTGGGGCTGGTCCAGTATTCCAGCCGTGTGCGCACCGAGTTCCCACTCAACCAGTACAAGACGGCAGAAGACATCAAGAAGGCGGTGTTGAAGGTGGAGTATATGGAGAAGGGCACCATGACCGGCCTGGCCCTCAAGCACATGCTAGAGCACAGCTTCTCAGAGGCCGAAGGtgccaggcccctctcccagAACATTCCCAGAATTGGGCTGGTCTTCACCGATGGGCGCTCTCAGGATGATATCTCCGAATGGGCCAGGAAAGCAAAGGAATCAG GGATCGCCATGTTCGCGGTTGGGGTTGGAAAAGCTGTTGAAGAGGAGCTGAGAGAAATTGCCTCTGAGCCGGTGGAACAACATTTCTCGTACTCTGCGGATTTTAGCACCATGACTCATATAGTCGACAACCTCAAAGTTAACATCTGCCCAG aggaGGGCAAAGGGGAGACTGAGATCCGGAGCCCGTGTGAGTGTGAGGCCCTTGTGCAGTTCCAGTCAAACACCGTGGCCATCCTGGAAAACCTGACAGAGAAAC TCGCTCAGATGACGGCCCGACTCGAAGACTTGGAAAACCAGATCGCCAACAAGAAATGA